From the genome of Periplaneta americana isolate PAMFEO1 chromosome 15, P.americana_PAMFEO1_priV1, whole genome shotgun sequence, one region includes:
- the Rsf1 gene encoding RNA-binding protein Rsf1 isoform X1, with protein sequence MSSGYQARATRVYVGGLSDGIKKEDLESEFEKYGKLNSVWVAFNPPGFAFIEFANEDEAETACDNLNGSEMFGSKLRVEISRGRRGGRGGFRGSRGGGRGFFPRGGGRGGYGSDRGGYRGRGGRGGPRGGRGRYGDDYGSGRGGYGGSRDYDRNGGRDSYGNDYYGGGRDSGSSRYRSRSPVGRGSSRDYGSSEGSFGYGASRSGDAY encoded by the exons ATGAGTTCAGGTTATCAAGCAAGGGCGACCCGTGTATATGTAGGAGGTCTGAGTGATGGAATCAAGAAGGAGGATCTGGAATCCGAGTTCGAGAAATATGGGAAGTTGAACAGTGTATGGGTTGCATTCAATCCCCCTGGCTTTGCCTTCATAGAGTTCGCCAATGAAGATGAAGCAGAAACAGCCTGTGATAACCTGAATGGCTCTGAGATGTTTGGGTCAAAATTGAGGGTGGAAATATCTAGAGGCCGCCGTGGTGGGAGGGGTGGCTTCAGAGGAAGCCGAGGTGGAGGAAGGGGTTTCTTTCCTAGAGGCGGTGGAAGGGGTGGCTATGGTAGTGATCGAGGAGGATATCGAGGGCGCGGTGGAAGAGGTGGTCCCCGGGGTGGTAGGGGACGCTATGGAGATGACTATGGCTCAGGGCGTGGAGGATATGGTGGCAGTCGAGACTACGATCGCAATGGTGGCCGAGACAGCTATGGCAATGATTACTACGGTGGAGGCAGAGATTCTGGGTCTTCAAGGTATCGCAGTCGATCGCCAGTGGGGCGTGGCAG CTCCAGGGACTATGGAAGTTCCGAGGGTTCGTTTGGCTACGGTGCAAGTCGATCAGGTGATGCATACTAA
- the Rsf1 gene encoding RNA-binding protein Rsf1 isoform X2, with translation MSSGYQARATRVYVGGLSDGIKKEDLESEFEKYGKLNSVWVAFNPPGFAFIEFANEDEAETACDNLNGSEMFGSKLRVEISRGRRGGRGGFRGSRGGGRGFFPRGGGRGGYGSDRGGYRGRGGRGGPRGGRGRYGDDYGSGRGGYGGSRDYDRNGGRDSYGNDYYGGGRDSGSSRYRSRSPVGRGSPLTSRPQF, from the exons ATGAGTTCAGGTTATCAAGCAAGGGCGACCCGTGTATATGTAGGAGGTCTGAGTGATGGAATCAAGAAGGAGGATCTGGAATCCGAGTTCGAGAAATATGGGAAGTTGAACAGTGTATGGGTTGCATTCAATCCCCCTGGCTTTGCCTTCATAGAGTTCGCCAATGAAGATGAAGCAGAAACAGCCTGTGATAACCTGAATGGCTCTGAGATGTTTGGGTCAAAATTGAGGGTGGAAATATCTAGAGGCCGCCGTGGTGGGAGGGGTGGCTTCAGAGGAAGCCGAGGTGGAGGAAGGGGTTTCTTTCCTAGAGGCGGTGGAAGGGGTGGCTATGGTAGTGATCGAGGAGGATATCGAGGGCGCGGTGGAAGAGGTGGTCCCCGGGGTGGTAGGGGACGCTATGGAGATGACTATGGCTCAGGGCGTGGAGGATATGGTGGCAGTCGAGACTACGATCGCAATGGTGGCCGAGACAGCTATGGCAATGATTACTACGGTGGAGGCAGAGATTCTGGGTCTTCAAGGTATCGCAGTCGATCGCCAGTGGGGCGTGGCAG TCCCCTAACTTCACGACCACAATTTTGA